The Besnoitia besnoiti strain Bb-Ger1 chromosome Unknown contig00031, whole genome shotgun sequence genome window below encodes:
- a CDS encoding uncharacterized protein (encoded by transcript BESB_050880) codes for MTIMLSALSIVVSSVYLKNQHLYTSCTNIMTFTLVVAFLMLVCTEYLGLSLYINDNAFGNGLFILTGIHFSHVIVGAILVFFTQSIYSSLVTYMPTSSIMLSKSKGMLCKIFTEPFTILYLHFVETMWILIHITFYL; via the coding sequence atgaccatcatgttaagtgcattaagtatagtggtatccagcgtatatttgaaaaaccaacatttgtatacaagctgtacgaatatcatgacattcactttggtagtcgccttcttaatgttagtctgtacggaatacttaggactatctctttatattaatgataatgcatttggtaatggacttttcatcttaactggtatacattttagccatgttattgttggagctatccttgtattcttcactcaaagtatctatagttctttagttacttacatgcctacaagctctataatgctaagcaaatctaaaggtatgttatgcaagatctttacagaaccattcactattttatatctacactttgtagaaaccatgtggatattaatccacattacattctatctctaa